A single region of the Carassius gibelio isolate Cgi1373 ecotype wild population from Czech Republic chromosome A14, carGib1.2-hapl.c, whole genome shotgun sequence genome encodes:
- the LOC128027326 gene encoding melatonin receptor type 1A-like, with the protein MRPLRGRCPWHGGPDPSPLSCDDALRMVEGTDAPLRNISTGNQDSKYLSFPWVLTLLSSVLITTIIVDVLGNLLVIVSVFRNRKLRKAGNAFVVSLAVADLVVAIYPYPLVLTAIFNDRWIAGDIHCQISGFLMGLSVIGSIFNITGIAINRYCYICHSLKYDKLFSNKNTVCYVILVWALTILAIVPNWFVESLQYDPRVYSCTFAQSVSSLYTITVVVVHFILPIGIVTYCYLRIWILVIQVRRRVKPDSRPKIKPHDFRNFLTMFVVFVLFAVCWAPLNFIGLAVAIHPRLGQAIPEWLFTASYFMAYFNSCLNGVIYGVLNHNFRKEYKRIILAIFKFNC; encoded by the exons ATGCGCCCGCTGCGCGGTAGATGCCCGTGGCACGGAGGACCGGACCCCTCGCCGCTGTCCTGTGATGATGCATTGAGGATGGTGGAGGGAACGGACGCCCCTTTGAGGAACATTTCGACAGGAAACCAAGACAGCAAGTACCTTTCTTTCCCCTGGGTGTTGACTTTACTCTCCAGTGTTCTCATCACTACGATTATAGTAGATGTTCTGGGCAACCTGTTGGTCATTGTATCGGTCTTCAGGAACAGAAAGCTCAGGAAGGCAG GTAATGCCTTTGTGGTGAGTTTGGCGGTAGCAGATCTGGTCGTGGCCATCTACCCCTACCCGCTCGTCCTGACCGCCATCTTCAATGACCGCTGGATCGCTGGTGATATTCACTGTCAGATCAGCGGCTTCCTCATGGGGCTCAGTGTGATCGGCTCTATTTTCAACATCACAGGCATCGCCATCAACCGCTACTGTTACATCTGCCACAGCCTCAAATACGACAAGCTCTTCTCCAACAAGAACACCGTATGCTACGTCATCCTGGTCTGGGCGCTGACTATCCTGGCAATCGTCCCAAACTGGTTTGTGGAGTCTCTGCAGTACGACCCACGTGTCTACTCATGCACCTTCGCCCAATCGGTGAGCTCGCTCTACACCATCACGGTGGTGGTGGTGCACTTCATTTTGCCCATCGGCATCGTCACGTACTGCTACCTGCGCATCTGGATCCTCGTCATACAGGTGCGCAGACGGGTCAAGCCCGACAGTCGGCCCAAGATCAAGCCTCATGACTTCCGGAACTTTCTCACcatgtttgtggtgtttgtgttgTTCGCCGTCTGCTGGGCTCCGTTGAACTTCATAGGCCTGGCGGTGGCGATCCACCCCAGACTCGGTCAAGCTATACCCGAGTGGCTCTTCACTGCCAGCTACTTCATGGCGTACTTCAACAGCTGCCTCAATGGAGTTATATATGGAGTGCTAAACCACAACTTCCGAAAAGAATATAAAAGGATAATACTTGCTATTTTCAAGTTTAACTGTTGA